The DNA segment AGAGGCTGCCCGCCTTCACCGGCAGGCGGCGCATGTCGCCGCGCAGCAGCCACGGCCTCAGGTGCGTCGGCGCCAGCCGCAGCAGGGCGCGGGAGAGGTCCATCCCGAAAGCGAGGGGATTCGTCCCGCGGAGGATCTCCAGGTGGCGGCCCGCGCCGCACCCGAGGTCCAGGACGGGGCCCGAGGCCAGTTCGGGCGCGGCTTCCAGAGCCTGGCCCACGGCGAGCCGCGCCTCCTCCGCGTCCCGGTGGGCGTAGAGCAGGGCGTAGTCCTCGTCGAACCACTCTTCGAACCAGTCGACCATCGGCTCAGGCTAGCAGGCCAGCTAGAATGCGGAAGGAAGGAAGCCCATGCAACGCCCCGAGCGCCTCGAAGACCAGATCCATTTCCTGATGTCGAACCTCATCCAGCGGGAGCTCCGCGATCCCGAACTCGGGTTCCTCACGCTCACCGCCGTCCGCCTCACCCCCGACCGCAGCATCGCCCGGGTCTACTTCACGGTGCTGCCCGCCAACGGGGGCGACCAGGAGGTGCAGGACGCCCTCACCCGCAAGGCCCTGGGCCGCGCCGCGGGCTTCCTCCGCAGCCAGCTGGCCGCCCGCCTCAAGATGCGCCGCGTCCCCGAACTGCGGTTCTTCCCGGACGGCACCCTGGAAGAGGGCAACCACCTGGAGACGCTCCTCGCGGAAATCGAGAAGGAGCGCGCCGCCCGGCCCGCCGAGCCCGACGCGGAAGAAGCCTGAATGGTGGAATCCGGAATCCACCTGGTCCACAAGACGGTGGGCCAGAGCAGCTTCGACGTGG comes from the Geothrix sp. 21YS21S-4 genome and includes:
- the rbfA gene encoding 30S ribosome-binding factor RbfA translates to MQRPERLEDQIHFLMSNLIQRELRDPELGFLTLTAVRLTPDRSIARVYFTVLPANGGDQEVQDALTRKALGRAAGFLRSQLAARLKMRRVPELRFFPDGTLEEGNHLETLLAEIEKERAARPAEPDAEEA